The window TTTAGATTAATTAGCCTATTCCAAAACTATTTATAATATTCTGATGATTGACATAGACTGGCCCCAAAAGACATTTGGCATCAACTGAAATGAAACCGACAAAAGCAACAATTTGAACACCTAAAGATGATAAGAGAATACGTCCAGGATATGTTCCCTTGATGGATTTATTGCTGCGCTGCAAGTAGCCATCTATAATCCCGGGTTGGATTTGTATTGGAGAGCGCTATCATTCGTCACCAAATGCGATTACTACTGTAGATCTCTTTACAATGAGACAGACACAACTCAGCATTGCCAAAATACATTTTGTCGGGGAAAATAATCGACAATTTAACGCTTCCAATCTATAGGCTAATTAAGTGTGTGGTAAATATTTAGACCTAACAGTATCAGTCTAAATTATGATCTCATTATTTTGTCCCTATACTTTATTTGCAGTCACAGTTTTAAAGTTCCTTCTGCGTGCAGCCAAGTGTAGTCGCTGTCCAGTGCTGAAATCTCGAAGTAGCCTGATTAGGTGAAGTATTCAGATTGCGTTCAGCTGCAGTAAATACTGTGATTGTTTActcttaaccctcctgttgtgttcgtttcatgttaattaattctgtgttcctggtccaaaatgaccgccccattatagctgattataaatccataataatacatatattatcacctaatgttgtgttagatattttttttatcaacttaagttcttgtgaacattacaagttttgatcgtctatgtcacgatcgtcgtaagaacaatcggaccaaagcacagcgtgatatgggttccacatgtttatttaatgaaacgcacaaaaacaataaagagcaaACGACACGTGAAGCTATGGAGAGCTCACAGGCAACtgcacataaacaagatcccacaaaaaaacagtggggaaatggctgcctaaatatgatccccaatcagagacaacgctaaacagctgcctctgattgggaaccataccaggccaacatagaaataaaaaaacctagattacccaccctagtcacaccccgacctaaccaaaatagagaataaaaaggctctctatggtcagggcgtgacattctatttactatttatggcctgtaggcctcattaaCCTGAACTCATAAAACTCGTTTTTGAGTAACAAAAACAtcatgtatggattattttgactataacaaatactcagattaaacatattgtgctatttatcacagactacattgtgtcaaagtttaacaaaggCATTTGTTTTGAAACCATTGCACATTTTTAAATAGTGGCAGGATTCTATGTAATCAACCCGGGATATGGCGTATCTcgttggccctggggtcatcctgaTAACATTTTCAGCCGACCTCTCCTTTCTGTTGGGGATGAAGACCACGACAAATTCCCATTATTTGACCGGAATGTAataacaacctcagcagggccctcttcctcatcactggattgttcCACATCGGGTGTCTCTTGGGCTGGATCATATTCTGTGTTGTCTTCAACTTCTGACACTTTCTCCTCTAATGTATCTTCACTGTCAATTTCCTGGCCTCTCTCCTCCttaccagtgtcatgatcaaagatatgatcaagagcctcacatacagtatatcgtttggccATTGTGCTGCCagagaatgaattgtgagcaaggcctcaaaaaagcttgatataccagagctgcgagaaaagttctatatattattgaaacaatgttgcgattgtttgtgagaatgccaacaggtgtggttgcCGTGGGGGACATATTATattcccgtgggggttgccatggaagccaagaaggggagtgaggtgtgtgtgtgtgtgtgtgtgtgtgtgtgtgtgtgtgtgtgtgtgtgtgtgtgtgtgtgtgtgtgtgtgtgtgtgtgtgtgtgtgtgtgtgtgtgtgtgtgtgtgtgtgtgtgtgtgtgtgtgtgtgtgtgtgtgtgtgtgtgtgtgtgtgctcaaacacacatgcatgtggtggtctgggagaggaagtgtgtccatctgatgaatgggcatgtgcctgaactaaattttatacactaattgtggTCTCACCCATTAATTTCTAATGGGAAtgccacaggtgtacaaaagttaaataaaacaccaaAAATGTCAGGAAAATtatcaaatgtattttgtgtgttcagatgcgctgtgtggacaaagtcaaggaaccttatgacaatcagattaaatgaactacatttttcagagagaaaacttgaAAATTGAtccaattcgaccggaacacagcaggagggttaattTACACTTTGGTGAGCTTTGGTTGTGGAAATACATTGTTTGATTTAGTTGCCCTTTCTTTGTGAGGCTAGCAAACTCTTGTTCAAATACGGCTCTTAGCACAGGATATTGAACAAATCCGTAGGCCTATCAGTCCATTTAAAACGCAGCTTGCCCTTACAAATTGTCGTTGGAGGTGATGTGCTTTTCCAAAACAATTAACTTCCTGTTCAGCCTTGATAAATAGTGTCTCATAGCCCAAAACACTGCCAAATCCTTACTTTCCACAAATAGGCCTAGCCAGCTCCGAGGTTTGTTTTTCATTAATATTTTCCCTCGCTTTCCCAACAGATGAAAAAGTGTACCTTCAGCAAGATCGACGAGAACAAGGACAACAAGAGTTCATCTTGGGAGAATGGTTGCTCTTTAGAAAAGGGTCGCACGGCCATCGCCTTTTCCCTCAAGAATGAAGTTGGCGGGCTCGTTAAGGCGCTAAAACTTTTTCAAGTAAGGTTGAATATTTTCAAGTAGGCTATCACATACCAAACGGGTGATGGTAGACACCAGTGTTGGGAAGTAgggaactacatgtagttcaactagtaatttaactacatttttcagtagtttggtggtagttgaactcaaTTCAAATCTTGTGGTGTTTTCATTACTTAATAACTTTTTGGGGGGCATGTAGCGGTGAAGCTAAGTACTGGGATTACAGACTACTTTTttgttgcaaaaataaaatatgtgTGAAGTAGGCAatcatttcctttctttttcagcATTGGACTTGCCTAATTCTCACCTGAAacagtttttgtgtttaataggataaattacacattctgttaacatctgactccaaaGTGATATGTTCTTGCAActtgtagtctatgacatttcagatttagatatGATAATTTATCAagaagtagtttggatgtagttaACACATTTTTCTAAGTAACTTTAGTTAATTTAACTATattttcttaagggtagctttagtgtagcttaaattcctccagtgtgaagtaattggtagctttgTAAACAATTTTTTCATAGTAACTTCCCCAACACTGGTAGAAACATTATCATGCACATCAAGATACATGACATAACTTTAAATGTCTTGTTATTATAATCATCACCAGGAGAACCACGTCAACCTTGTTCACATCGAGTCCCGAAAATCGAGGCGGCGCGGCTCAGAGTTTGAGATCTTTGTTGACTGTGACAGCGGCCACGAGCAACTCAAGGAGCTCACTGAGCTGCTACGAAAGCATGCCGCCAACGTAGTTGATATGGACCATGACCAACCTGACAATTCCAGCCTGCCTGAAGAAGGTAGGCCTAGCTGCTGCTTTTGAAATTATTTCAGAGTCCCTAAAGTCTAGCCACGTAGGCTTATTACCTATTACCAGACTAATTACCTCTGCGTGTAGCGAAGGAGAGACTTCCAGATTGTTGTACGAGGTTACTAAAGGGTCAGTGCTATCCggaatccttgggacatccctacgccacaccctaaccttaacccctacccttaccTGAACCATAACCATATCCCTTACCtttccataaccctaacccttaccttaaccattttaaatgtaaacttcagtgaggtagggatgtcccaaggatcccgaaTAGCCCTAGACATGACTAAAATCTAGTGTAGAGGCCATCCCAAATCATcccatgtttttttttgtttcagACACTGAAGATATTCCCTGGTTCCCAAAGAAAATCTCAGACCTGGACATGTGTGCTAACCGTGTCTTGATGTATGGCTTAGACCTGGATGCTGATCACCCAGTAGGCATACCTTCTAATATGCTCTGGTCAATGACTTTACATTCTAGTTGCAATCCGGTCTGACCATAGATATCCTATAattcttttaaaataaaatgtttaatgaGTGTGGCAGTCACACTCCTTTTGTAATTTTGAGCTTTTATTGGAGAGAGAATAGTGTTGGAAATACAGGGGGAGTCAAAGGGCAGTGGGCCTGATTTGAATCCATGCTGACTCTGGTATACATGTGTGCCAGGGTCAGCGGCTTAGACCGCTAGACCACCATAGGCCACAAGATATCCAATCATTCATAATATTGGATCTCTATGTCTCAGACTCTCACTGACCTACTGAAACAGGAGGCAAACCTGTGACAATGGTACAACTATCAAAGCCAGTTAGAACTACACTGACTCTATTAGAGTGGCAGATGGAGGATTAGACTAATACTTCTGTTGTGATAAGCGGCACACTTACGGAATAGCCACTCAGTAAGTCAGTGCATGAGTTGCTGTCACACCTCAATGACTTATCTTTTCTGTCTGCAGGGCTTCAAGGACAATGTCTACCGTAAAAGAAGGAAACACTTTGCTGATCTTGCCATGAGCTACAAACAGTAGGTCATATTATCATGCTATGTGAGATCTGATTTGGAAAGCTATGACGCTATGTGTATTTAATACTTTAATGTCCTAATGCACACAGGTATAGTTAGACATTTCTACTGTATTTTAAAAAAgtaacctttattcaactaggcaagtcagttttaagaacaaattcttatttacaatgatggcctacagtGTCATTGTAGTGCTACTCTCTTTCAttatctttctgtttctctctttctccctctcttttagtGGGGAACCAATTCCGCATATCGAGTtcacagaggaggaggtgaagacCTGGGGTGTGGTCTATCGGGAGCTCAATAAGCTGTATCCAACCCATGCTTGCCGGGAGTACCTGAAGAACCTGCCACTGCTGTCCAAGCACTGTGACTGCAGGGAGGACAACATCCCCCAGCTGGAAGATGTGTCACACTTCCTCAGAGGTGAGACAGGCAGAGTCTGCCGCTGTACATGACACCACACAGTCTCATTCAGTCTGATGCTCAGGTTTATCAGCATAATGAAGGCTATTGTAAAATGAAAAGTGTGGATTTAGGGGTATCAAATTAGATGTTGCTGAATGTGTCGTGGCCTTTTACATGAGTAAAAACATATGTGTGTGTTTCATCAGAGCGCACAGGCTTTATCATTCGGCCCGTGGCAGGTTACCTCTCCCCACGAGACTTTCTGGCAGGTTTGGCTTTCCGGGTTTTCCACTGCACTCAGTATGTTCGCCACAGCTCTGACCCTCTCTACACACCTGAGCCGTAAGTACCCCTTGACACATGTTACATTAATAAGGAGAAGTTAGTCTAGGCAAATGTTAATTTACTTTCATTGTTGAACAAAAATCCATCTGATGTTGAGTATATCAGTGTGATGTTCATAGTCACATATTGTAAACATAGCAGTACGTCGCCATACTGAAAATCATCATAAAGGAACATAGAGTATCATTCCATATAAAGAGCCTGTATTTGATTGAACAAACCTGGCCTGTCACACCCCTAAGAAAACTTAACTCTTCCGGCTGATGGCAACTCAAAAGGGCATTTTCCACAGCTACAGTCCAGCATGAGATAGGTACTCAAAGGTGCTTCTGCATACATaatcattcaaatcaaatcaaatcacattttattggtcacatacacatggttagcagatgttattgtgagtgtagcgaaatgcttgtgtttctagttccggcagtgcagcaatatctaacaagtaatatctaacaattccacatcaaatacctaatggaataaggaatggaataagaatatataaatatatggatgagcaatgactgagcggcataggctaagacgcaatagatagtatagaatacggtatatacagttgatatacagtagaatacggtatatacagagtcatcaaaactcgtttttcaaccactccacaaatttcttgttaacaaactatagttttggcaagtcggataggactttgagcatgacacaagtcctttttccaacaattgtttacagacagattatttcacttataattcactgtatcacaattccagtgggtcagaagtttacatacactaagttgactgtgcctttaaacagcttggacaattccagcaaatgatgtcatggctttagaagcttttgataggctaattgatataatttgagtcaattggaggtgtacctgtggatgtatttcaaagcctaccttcaagctcagtgcctctttgcttgaaatcgaaagaaattagccaagacctcagagaaaaaagtgtagacctccacaagtctggttcatcctttggagcaatttacaaacgcctgaaggtaccacgttcatctgtacaaacaatagtacgcaagtataaataccatggtaCCATggagctgtcataccgctcaggaaggagacacgttctgtctcctagagatgaacgtactttggtgcgaaaagtgcaaatcaatcccagaacaacagcaaaggaccttgtgaagatgctggaggaaacaggtgcaaaagtatctatatccacagtaaaacgcgtcctatatcgacataacctgaaaggccgctcagcaagaaagaagccactgctccaaaaccgccataagaaagccagactacggtttgcaactgcacatggggacaaagatcgtactttttggagcaatgttctctgatctgatgaaacaaaaatagaactgtttggccataatgaccatcgttatgtttggaggaaaaatgggaaagcttgcaagccgaagaacaccatcccaaacgtgacacatggggatggcagcatcatgttgtgggggtgctttgctgcaggagggactggtgcacttcacaaaatatatggcatcatgaggaggaaaatgatgtggatatattgaagcaatgaccccaagcatacttccaaagttgtggcaaaatggtttaaggacaacaaagtcaaggtattggagtggccatcacaaagccctgacctcaatcatatagaaaatgtgtgggccgaactgaaaaagtgtatgcgagcaaggaggcctacaaacctgactcagttacaccagctctgtcaagaggaatgggccaaaattcacccaacttattgtgggaagcttgtggaaggctaccaaaaaggtttgatccaagttaaacaattttaaaggcaatgctttccaaaaactaattgagtgtatgttgacttctgacccactgggaatgtgatgaaagaaatcgaagctgaaataaatcattctctctactattattctcacatctcacattcttaaaataaagtggtgatcctacatgacctaagacagggaatttttactcggattaaatgtcaggaattgtgaaactgagttgaaatgtatttggctaaggtgtatgtaaatttctgacttcatctgtacatatgagatgagtaatgcaagatatgtaaacattattcaagtggtattattaaagtgattagtgttccattcattaaagtggccaatgatttgaagtctatgtaggcagcagcctctctgtgctagtgatggctgtttaacagtctgatggccttgagatagaagctgtttttcagtctctcggtcccagctttgatgcacctatactgatCTCACCTTCTGGattgtagcggggtgaacaggcagtggctcgggtggttgttgtccttgatgatctttttagccttcctgtgacatcgggtgccgtaggtgtcctggagggcaggtagtttgcccttggtgatgcgttgtgcagaccgcaccagcatctggagagccctgcggttgcgggcggtgcagttgttgTACCAGccagtgatacagcctgacagtatgctctcaattgtgcatctgtaaaagtttttgAGGGtgttaggtgacaagccacattttttcaacctcaacactgtctgtgtgggtagaccatttcagtttgtcagtgatgtgtacgccgaggaactgaaaactttccaccttctccactactgtcccatcgatgtggatagggggggggtgATTGTTTCAAAAATCTAATGGAAGAACACTTGGTTACACTGTCACAAAGTTGCACATGTCCGCCCATTAGCTTAACAatccacatactgtatgtatgtgtgtgtttctgtgtgcatTACAGAGACACATGTCATGAGCTGTTGGGTCATGTCCCTCTGCTGGCGGAGCCTAGTTTTGCCCAGTTCTCCCAGGAGATAGGTCTGGCTTCTCTGGGGGCCTCAGATGAGTCTGTCCAGACGCTGGCCACCGTAAGTGCTGTTTACATTATAACAATATCCAAACACTGTGCTTGAATTTAACTGTTTTTCTTGTCTAACTGATATATTCAAACGTTGTTGgctttttgtgtttttgttttgcaGTGTTACTTTTTCACAGTAGAGTTTGGCCTGTGTAAACAGGAGGGAAAGATGAGAGCTTACGGCGCAGGACTTCTCTCCTCTATCAGTGAGCTGAAGGTAAAAGTATTTCATATTCATATTAATATTCAAACACCACTTAAAGCGTAAAAACACCATCTGATGCAAAGGAAGAATCCTAAGATACTTTTTCCCCCTCATACAGCATGCACTCTCTGGCAATGCAAAGATCCTGCCCTTTGACCCCAAGGTCACCTGCAAGCAGGAGTGCATTATCACTACATTCCAAGATGTCTACTTTGTGTCAGAGAGCTTTGAAGAGGCCAAAGTCAAGATGAGGTAGGTCAATTGTGACATTACATTATTGGCTGTTTTGTGGGCAGATAAACTGTTAGTGGGCTAATAAACTATTCTTTCATCTTTCCAAACCTGGGCTGTGTTATGTTTTTGTCATCATCTGTTCTTATGCACACAGGGAGTTTGCCAAGACCATCAAGCGTCCGTTTACAGTGAGGTACAACCCCTACACCCACAGTGTGGACGTGCTGAAGGACACATCCAGTATCAACAGCATGGTGGAGGATCTGAGACATGAACTGGACATCGTGGCCGACGCCCTACAGCGCCTTAACAAACACTATGCTGTCTGACCTGCCTGCCTGGCCCTCATACTTGacaagggttgcaaaattctggtaactttcccaaCATTTCCAGGTAGTCCAGAAATCCCGGTTGGAGGATTCACAGAATCAGGAGGAAATAAGCAAGAAATATGATATCCTCCAACCAGGAGTTTTGGAAAACATGggcattttcagaaatgttgcaaCCATATATCTGACACAGCCCTGTACTGCTGTCTGTAGTTGTCTACCACCTGATCCTTACCAAGCAGCTCAC is drawn from Salvelinus fontinalis isolate EN_2023a chromosome 4, ASM2944872v1, whole genome shotgun sequence and contains these coding sequences:
- the LOC129854361 gene encoding tryptophan 5-hydroxylase 1-like, with protein sequence MYSNKVDGPRRGRSFDSMSSSLHTCYEEKQLNNEMKKCTFSKIDENKDNKSSSWENGCSLEKGRTAIAFSLKNEVGGLVKALKLFQENHVNLVHIESRKSRRRGSEFEIFVDCDSGHEQLKELTELLRKHAANVVDMDHDQPDNSSLPEEDTEDIPWFPKKISDLDMCANRVLMYGLDLDADHPGFKDNVYRKRRKHFADLAMSYKHGEPIPHIEFTEEEVKTWGVVYRELNKLYPTHACREYLKNLPLLSKHCDCREDNIPQLEDVSHFLRERTGFIIRPVAGYLSPRDFLAGLAFRVFHCTQYVRHSSDPLYTPEPDTCHELLGHVPLLAEPSFAQFSQEIGLASLGASDESVQTLATCYFFTVEFGLCKQEGKMRAYGAGLLSSISELKHALSGNAKILPFDPKVTCKQECIITTFQDVYFVSESFEEAKVKMREFAKTIKRPFTVRYNPYTHSVDVLKDTSSINSMVEDLRHELDIVADALQRLNKHYAV